A genomic window from Neoarius graeffei isolate fNeoGra1 chromosome 5, fNeoGra1.pri, whole genome shotgun sequence includes:
- the si:dkey-29h14.10 gene encoding uncharacterized protein si:dkey-29h14.10: MDVVASKSSMKVISPDKVLKRELSALSKCMPSWMVQQISDCLCRSRALTDYEVQVIRAGATDMHQALHLLQTLLHKGHTQCLLFFQCLNACSPSLFHTITRGSVKVTDEAHHHVEKSYFSEATGTVPPCIININNSSMTSCIIGNNNSLCCLRSQTGLINDAVEHTQRSQHRETSGSKEAHNVQVESSNVEYVIIGDKNYMNVESSLDSVHQEETDSVPEDLEG; encoded by the exons ATGGACGTCGTCGCATCGAAAAGCAGCATGAAAGTCATTTCACCCG ATAAGGTACTTAAGCGTGAGCTGAGCGCTCTGAGCAAGTGCATGCCCTCCTGGATGGTGCAGCAGATTTCTGATTGCCTGTGCCGCTCACGTGCACTCACCGACTATGAGGTGCAGGTGATCCGGGCTGGGGCCACAGACATGCACCAAGCTTTGCATCTTCTGCAAACGCTCCTGCACAAGGGCCACACACAGTGTCTGCTCTTCTTCCAGTGCCTGAATGCATGCAGCCCCTCACTCTTTCACACCATCACCAGAGGCTCAG TGAAAGTAACTGATGAGGCTCACCATCATGTCGAAAAGTCATACTTTTCAG AGGCAACTGGAACTGTTCCCCCATGTATCATAAACATTAACAATTCCTCAATGACCAGCTGTATCATTGGAAATAACAACAGCTTGTGCTGTCTACGCTCTCAGACTGGTCTCATTAACG ATGCAGTAGAGCATACGCAGAGGAGTCAGCATAGAGAAACATCAGGTTCCAAAGAGGCTCATAATGTTCAGGTGGAGAGCTCCAATGTAGAGTACGTCATCATAGGAGACAAGAACTATATGAACGTTGAGAGCAGTCTGGACTCCGTACATCAGGAAGAAACGGATAGTGTGCCGGAGGATTTGGAGGGGTAA